One stretch of Halobaculum marinum DNA includes these proteins:
- the mtnP gene encoding S-methyl-5'-thioadenosine phosphorylase encodes MTIGFIGGSGIYEALPLTNTRTESVTTPFGEPSADLEIGEFGDTGREVVFLPRHGPDHQRSPTDLPYKANIHALKQAGVEYIIASNAVGSLKEELPPQTIVVPNQIYDRTKNRDLSFFGDGIVVHQPFTRPYSPKLADHLAESAERALDDIDSDSDVVDEGTYVCIEGPQYSTKAESEFYKAQGWDLVGMTAIPEAKLAREAEMAYATVAGVTDYDVWKQDAEVTLEEVLENAAANEEAIKATVEEAVRTFPDDMDCEAHGSLEGTINTPSEAVPEETRERVGLFVDEYLDD; translated from the coding sequence ATGACCATCGGCTTCATCGGCGGCAGCGGAATCTACGAGGCGCTCCCGCTCACGAACACGCGCACCGAGTCCGTCACCACCCCCTTCGGCGAGCCGTCGGCGGACCTCGAGATCGGCGAGTTCGGCGACACCGGTCGCGAGGTCGTGTTCCTCCCGCGCCACGGCCCGGACCACCAGCGCTCGCCCACGGACCTCCCGTACAAGGCGAACATCCACGCGCTGAAGCAGGCCGGCGTCGAGTACATCATCGCCAGCAACGCGGTCGGCTCGCTCAAGGAGGAACTCCCACCGCAGACGATCGTCGTCCCGAACCAGATCTACGACCGGACGAAGAACCGCGACCTGTCGTTCTTCGGCGACGGCATCGTCGTCCACCAGCCGTTCACGCGCCCGTACTCCCCGAAACTCGCCGACCACCTCGCCGAGTCGGCCGAGCGCGCGCTCGACGACATCGACTCCGACTCCGACGTGGTCGACGAGGGGACGTACGTCTGCATCGAGGGGCCGCAGTACTCCACGAAGGCGGAGTCGGAGTTCTACAAGGCGCAGGGCTGGGATCTGGTCGGCATGACCGCCATCCCGGAGGCGAAACTGGCACGGGAGGCCGAGATGGCGTACGCGACGGTCGCCGGCGTCACCGACTACGACGTGTGGAAGCAGGACGCCGAGGTCACCCTCGAAGAGGTGCTGGAGAACGCCGCCGCCAACGAGGAGGCGATCAAAGCGACCGTCGAGGAGGCCGTCCGCACGTTCCCCGACGACATGGACTGCGAGGCCCACGGCTCGCTCGAAGGCACGATCAACACGCCCAGTGAGGCCGTGCCCGAGGAGACGCGCGAGCGCGTCGGGTTGTTCGTCGACGAGTACCTCGACGACTGA